One genomic region from Kamptonema formosum PCC 6407 encodes:
- a CDS encoding DUF1517 domain-containing protein: protein MNSWRDRFNQMTGQTRLVVCRLFVHLEGEEVAPLLGVVNRTARQAIDAEGDLEILGQGLVEICTQLLQYDTYWRSAANEGDVFWDESQAADYVDELFTDSAQRYLSEPDFSGYNQSKDSPLSLPVTKNLIVIITVAYEGEIPTLENDLANMSALKNGLKALINLHYQEKLRAIQVHFSPAQFGDELTDDQVLMNFPELIPL, encoded by the coding sequence ATGAATTCTTGGCGCGATCGCTTTAATCAAATGACAGGTCAAACTCGGCTGGTAGTTTGTCGCTTATTCGTCCATCTAGAAGGCGAAGAAGTCGCACCGCTATTAGGAGTTGTTAACCGCACGGCAAGACAAGCAATTGATGCCGAAGGTGACTTAGAAATTTTAGGGCAAGGACTGGTAGAAATTTGCACTCAGCTATTACAATATGATACATACTGGCGCTCTGCCGCCAACGAAGGCGATGTTTTCTGGGATGAAAGCCAAGCTGCTGACTATGTAGATGAATTGTTTACTGATTCTGCTCAACGCTACCTGAGCGAACCAGACTTTAGCGGATACAATCAAAGTAAAGATTCTCCTTTGTCGTTGCCAGTAACGAAAAATTTGATTGTAATTATTACAGTCGCTTATGAGGGTGAAATACCTACCCTAGAAAATGATTTAGCTAACATGAGTGCTCTGAAAAATGGTTTAAAAGCATTGATTAACTTGCACTATCAAGAAAAGCTCCGAGCTATCCAAGTTCACTTCTCTCCAGCACAGTTTGGAGATGAATTGACAGACGATCAAGTTCTAATGAATTTCCCGGAATTAATTCCCTTGTAG
- a CDS encoding IS110 family RNA-guided transposase, producing the protein MSNFTQINPNAAGIDIGSQEHWVCVPPDRTSQNVRKFGCFTPDLIEMASWLVECGIDTIAMESTGVYWIPAFQIFEARGIEVKLVNAHHVKTVPGRKSDVLDCQWLQQLHTYGLLSGSFRPDDQSCVLRSYIRHRDNLIKSSSSHVLRMQKALIQMNLQLHKVISDITGVTGMAIIRAIVAGERNPQVLANLKNSRIKSSTADIAKALSGDYRVEHIFVLKQELQLYDIYQEQIASCDVEIERYLASFASEENHPPPDPPKRGNRKPRGHEPNFDLRHQLYRISGVDFTQIPGFDVLTVQALLSEVGLDATRFPTVKHFCSWLGLCPSARITGGKVKSSHTRCVVNRAANAFRLAAQSLSRSQSALGAFYRRLRARLGAPEANTATAHKLARIFYHLWSTKTAYADSGADYYEQKYRQRIVSKLEKTAQSLGFELVACASKLD; encoded by the coding sequence ATGTCTAATTTCACCCAGATTAACCCAAATGCCGCAGGTATAGATATTGGCTCACAAGAACACTGGGTTTGCGTTCCACCTGATCGAACGTCACAGAATGTACGTAAATTTGGCTGTTTTACCCCTGACTTAATCGAGATGGCCTCATGGTTAGTGGAATGTGGGATAGACACCATCGCGATGGAATCGACAGGAGTCTATTGGATACCAGCCTTTCAAATTTTTGAAGCCAGGGGTATCGAAGTCAAACTGGTGAATGCCCATCACGTCAAAACCGTACCGGGCAGAAAAAGTGATGTGTTGGATTGTCAATGGTTGCAACAGCTACATACTTATGGTTTATTGTCCGGTTCCTTTCGTCCTGATGACCAAAGTTGTGTTCTACGTAGTTACATTCGCCACCGCGATAACTTAATCAAAAGCAGTAGCAGCCACGTACTGCGGATGCAGAAAGCATTAATTCAAATGAATCTGCAACTACATAAAGTCATCAGTGACATCACAGGAGTCACTGGGATGGCAATTATCCGCGCCATTGTAGCTGGAGAAAGGAATCCTCAAGTCTTAGCTAATTTGAAAAATTCTCGGATTAAAAGTAGTACCGCAGATATTGCTAAAGCCTTGAGTGGAGACTATCGAGTTGAGCATATATTTGTGTTAAAACAAGAGTTACAACTCTACGACATCTATCAAGAGCAAATTGCTAGCTGCGATGTGGAGATTGAGCGATATTTAGCTAGCTTTGCTAGCGAAGAAAACCATCCTCCACCAGACCCTCCCAAACGGGGTAACAGAAAGCCCAGAGGTCACGAACCCAATTTTGACTTGCGCCATCAGTTGTATCGGATTAGTGGAGTAGATTTTACTCAAATCCCTGGTTTTGATGTCCTCACAGTACAAGCTCTGCTCTCGGAAGTCGGATTGGATGCTACTCGTTTTCCCACTGTTAAGCATTTTTGTTCTTGGTTAGGGTTGTGTCCGTCTGCGAGGATTACAGGCGGTAAAGTCAAAAGTTCTCATACCCGTTGTGTAGTTAATCGGGCTGCTAATGCCTTCCGTTTAGCTGCTCAATCTTTATCTCGCTCTCAATCAGCTTTGGGGGCTTTTTATCGTCGGTTACGAGCCAGATTGGGCGCTCCAGAGGCTAATACCGCTACTGCCCACAAGCTAGCCCGCATCTTCTATCACCTCTGGAGTACAAAAACCGCTTATGCCGATTCAGGTGCTGACTATTACGAACAGAAATATCGACAACGTATTGTCTCTAAGCTGGAGAAAACAGCTCAATCTCTTGGGTTTGAGCTGGTTGCTTGCGCCTCAAAACTAGATTGA
- a CDS encoding DUF3370 domain-containing protein, whose amino-acid sequence MISKKSKLTRIALIVAIAIATGGLFLLKKPAPFVQAQTPSPSPTPAKPAPQEILVNNEVRSLPGSLDNVPMLNSDSPEWVKKEGILLSTFPPEGKKVPAAHLNFPFQGQFNLFAHHFTHTPPNLQTLYIGAIVHNPGKQPVTVEVLQAASYLMEPDAPFKQKPPISENPQGEVYSGHGIRAVDNILRGVRQPNFPAKLVLAPGESKMLLNGSIPVRELPKPINGRSTFMALKSSGKVYAATLALYAKKNPDGSDRAPTLKEWQDLLYNGSLALPRDKTPTPPGAPGNLIYSRVAGVQQGSRWQAQLVDKNSTNLTIPQRGKAYSYGIATLRGGRLGTDQVQTAKLLVRYPDTAYEAHGNYGVHYDLTFPLHNTSDRQQQVAIALETPLKEDKLVKNGLRFRKPPLDFPYFRGTVRLRYKDDRGQNLTRYVHLWHRVGQVVEPMVKLKLATGEKRSVQVDFIYPPDSTPPQVLTVKTLE is encoded by the coding sequence ATGATTTCCAAAAAAAGTAAACTGACTCGAATTGCTTTGATCGTCGCGATCGCGATCGCCACCGGTGGATTATTTTTACTCAAAAAACCTGCCCCATTCGTACAAGCACAGACTCCATCGCCCTCACCAACCCCCGCCAAACCAGCACCCCAAGAAATCCTAGTCAATAATGAAGTGCGATCGCTTCCCGGATCGTTGGATAATGTACCCATGCTCAACAGCGACAGTCCAGAATGGGTGAAAAAAGAGGGAATTTTGCTTTCCACCTTTCCACCAGAAGGGAAAAAAGTACCCGCAGCTCATCTTAACTTCCCATTTCAGGGACAATTTAACTTATTCGCCCACCACTTCACCCACACTCCCCCCAACTTGCAAACCTTATACATTGGGGCGATTGTACACAATCCCGGCAAGCAACCCGTAACGGTGGAAGTCTTACAGGCAGCGAGTTATCTGATGGAACCAGATGCGCCTTTCAAACAAAAGCCGCCAATAAGTGAGAATCCTCAAGGGGAAGTATATTCTGGTCACGGCATTCGTGCTGTAGATAATATTTTGCGGGGAGTGCGACAACCCAATTTTCCCGCAAAACTGGTACTTGCTCCTGGGGAAAGCAAGATGCTACTCAATGGTTCAATTCCGGTGCGGGAGTTGCCAAAGCCTATAAATGGTCGTTCTACCTTTATGGCATTGAAAAGTAGCGGTAAAGTTTACGCTGCGACTTTGGCGCTATATGCCAAAAAAAATCCCGATGGTAGCGATCGCGCCCCTACTCTGAAAGAATGGCAAGATTTGTTATACAATGGTAGCTTAGCTTTACCCCGCGATAAAACTCCGACACCGCCCGGAGCCCCTGGCAATCTGATTTACAGTCGCGTTGCAGGCGTGCAACAAGGTTCGCGATGGCAAGCACAATTAGTAGATAAAAATAGCACTAATCTCACAATTCCCCAACGCGGTAAGGCTTATTCCTACGGAATCGCCACCCTCCGAGGCGGTAGACTCGGTACAGACCAAGTGCAAACAGCAAAACTGCTAGTACGCTATCCAGATACGGCCTACGAAGCACACGGTAACTACGGTGTCCACTACGATCTTACTTTTCCCCTGCACAACACCAGCGATCGACAGCAGCAAGTGGCGATCGCACTGGAAACACCTTTAAAAGAAGATAAGTTAGTAAAAAACGGGTTGCGATTCCGCAAACCTCCCTTAGATTTCCCCTATTTCCGAGGCACAGTCAGGTTGCGTTATAAAGATGATAGGGGTCAAAATCTGACGCGCTACGTGCATTTGTGGCATCGAGTTGGTCAAGTAGTAGAACCGATGGTCAAGTTGAAATTAGCAACCGGAGAAAAGCGATCGGTACAGGTAGATTTTATCTATCCTCCTGATTCTACGCCGCCGCAAGTATTGACCGTGAAAACTTTGGAGTAA
- a CDS encoding tetratricopeptide repeat protein has protein sequence MSNFETGITAFESGNYSEALKILLPLAESGNPEAQFSIGCIYDPIFGIQSDAAKAILWYHQAAEQGHLVAQNNLATLYLSDKNVEQAIKWYRKAAELGFPFAQEILGDIYSLGLGLDDGEAAIIKDELAAIKWYKKAALQGFSTAKRRLSEMSAEDTKIDLEIGKLRSPQS, from the coding sequence ATGTCTAATTTTGAAACAGGAATAACTGCTTTTGAATCTGGAAACTATTCTGAAGCATTGAAAATTTTGCTGCCACTAGCAGAGTCAGGAAATCCTGAAGCCCAGTTTTCCATTGGCTGCATCTACGACCCAATATTTGGCATTCAATCTGATGCAGCTAAAGCGATTTTGTGGTACCACCAAGCCGCTGAACAAGGTCATCTTGTTGCACAAAATAATCTGGCAACGCTTTACTTGAGCGATAAAAATGTAGAACAAGCAATTAAGTGGTATCGCAAAGCAGCAGAACTTGGATTCCCTTTTGCACAGGAGATCCTCGGCGATATTTATTCCCTTGGTTTAGGTCTAGACGATGGCGAAGCCGCAATTATCAAGGATGAGTTAGCCGCAATAAAATGGTACAAGAAAGCCGCCTTGCAAGGATTCTCTACTGCTAAGCGCAGATTAAGTGAAATGTCTGCTGAAGATACAAAAATTGATTTAGAAATTGGCAAACTACGATCGCCCCAATCATAA
- a CDS encoding S-layer homology domain-containing protein: MASPQPPSPENKPLGFDEWIGISVAFGAIAAIFFWSTGQNGNQLDISTSPSPTPSSSIPARLNQSQPVENNPSQPLASPTVSPSSSPAKPQPQAIPLIPPAANIIPQAAIINSVPLPATPKPQSPPVKTAIVPAKISPVPQSNSTQTAAIKFSDVPDKYWARPFIEKLSERKIITGFEDGTFRPEQPVTRAELAAIIEGIVTDQKIARKPVNFKDVKADNWAVPAIAKSVQAGFMKGYPGNSFRPDQNVPKVQVVAALASGLNLKPPTKLASTLKSYKDSKQIPSWAIERVAAATQANLVVNYPNRDLLNPNQPATRADVAAMVYQTLVKLGKAEPQSSDYIVRP; encoded by the coding sequence ATGGCATCTCCACAACCCCCATCACCCGAAAACAAACCTCTAGGCTTCGATGAATGGATCGGGATCTCAGTTGCGTTCGGCGCGATCGCAGCCATTTTCTTTTGGTCAACTGGTCAAAATGGCAATCAACTAGACATCTCAACTTCGCCATCTCCCACCCCATCCTCTAGCATACCAGCAAGGTTGAACCAATCGCAGCCAGTCGAGAACAATCCTAGTCAACCTTTGGCTAGTCCAACTGTCAGTCCCTCTTCATCTCCTGCGAAACCTCAACCGCAAGCAATTCCCTTAATTCCCCCTGCGGCAAATATCATTCCTCAAGCAGCAATCATTAACTCTGTTCCCTTACCTGCAACTCCCAAACCTCAATCTCCTCCCGTTAAAACAGCCATAGTTCCTGCTAAAATAAGTCCTGTACCTCAATCTAATTCTACCCAAACTGCTGCGATTAAATTCTCTGATGTTCCTGACAAATATTGGGCGCGTCCCTTTATTGAAAAACTATCAGAACGCAAAATTATTACTGGTTTTGAGGATGGTACTTTTCGACCAGAACAGCCAGTAACGCGAGCGGAGTTAGCAGCAATAATTGAAGGCATAGTTACTGACCAAAAAATTGCTCGGAAACCTGTTAACTTTAAGGATGTAAAAGCGGATAATTGGGCTGTTCCTGCCATTGCCAAATCTGTGCAAGCTGGATTTATGAAAGGATATCCCGGAAATTCTTTCCGTCCCGATCAAAATGTGCCAAAAGTGCAAGTTGTGGCAGCTTTAGCCAGCGGACTTAACCTGAAACCGCCCACAAAATTAGCTTCAACTTTAAAGAGTTATAAAGATAGTAAGCAGATACCAAGTTGGGCTATTGAACGAGTAGCAGCAGCAACACAGGCTAACCTAGTTGTTAACTATCCAAATCGAGATTTGCTCAACCCAAATCAACCAGCAACTCGCGCTGATGTAGCTGCTATGGTTTATCAAACCTTAGTTAAACTGGGAAAAGCAGAACCCCAATCTTCTGATTATATTGTCCGTCCTTGA